In a genomic window of Paludisphaera rhizosphaerae:
- a CDS encoding FadR/GntR family transcriptional regulator, with product MGKLMLNTLSRPKLREVVAGRLKTYIVDENLKPGDRLPTEADLAKRFGVSRLSLREATKSLEFLGILEARPGRGLVVGQVDMDRVTEYLGFHPALQELSPRVLIDTRVVLEAGVLPHVARRMAGDPSLFETLEGINEQLRRAKDLQEGVELDRRFHQQLIAASGLTPFLAFGDLLAVFFRRYGKYLDIAAAVRGHKVIIDSLRSGDVAEADREVRRHVEFYLTLLEASS from the coding sequence ATGGGGAAGCTGATGCTGAACACCTTGTCGCGCCCCAAACTGCGGGAAGTCGTCGCAGGGCGGCTGAAGACATACATCGTCGATGAGAACCTGAAGCCAGGCGATCGTCTGCCGACTGAGGCCGACCTGGCGAAGCGGTTCGGGGTCAGTCGACTGAGCCTGCGCGAGGCGACCAAATCGCTGGAGTTCCTGGGAATCCTGGAAGCGCGTCCGGGTCGCGGGCTGGTCGTCGGCCAGGTCGATATGGACCGGGTGACGGAGTATCTGGGGTTCCATCCCGCCTTGCAGGAACTCTCTCCGCGGGTGCTGATCGACACGCGGGTCGTTCTGGAAGCCGGCGTCCTGCCTCACGTCGCGAGGCGAATGGCCGGCGACCCGTCGCTCTTCGAGACGCTTGAGGGGATCAATGAACAACTTCGACGAGCCAAGGATCTGCAGGAGGGCGTCGAGCTCGACCGCCGGTTTCACCAGCAGTTGATCGCGGCCAGCGGCCTGACTCCGTTCCTCGCTTTCGGCGATCTTCTCGCCGTCTTCTTCCGTCGATACGGCAAGTATCTTGATATCGCGGCGGCTGTTCGCGGACACAAGGTAATCATCGACTCGCTCAGGTCCGGTGACGTCGCCGAAGCCGATCGCGAGGTCCGGCGACACGTCGAGTTCTATCTCACTCTGCTGGAGGCGTCGTCATGA